GGGCGCAGGCCGGCCTTGACGTAGCGGAGGTAGAGGTCGGTGAAGCCGGCGTGGAGCAGGGCTCCGCCGGTGAGGAAGAGGACGACGGTCTGTGCCTGACGGTTCACAGCAGCACCGCCCCGACGAGGGCCGACACGAGGATCGCGAGGGCGAAGGTGACGGGGGCGAAGCGGAGCGCGAAGGCACGGCCGAAGGTGGCGGTCTGCATGGCGAAGAGTTTCAGGTCGATCATCGGGCCGACGACCAGGAAGGCCAGCCGGGAGGTCAGGGAGAACTGGGTCAGGGAGGCCGCGACGAACGCGTCCGCCTCCGAGCAGATCGACAGCAGTACGGCCAGGACGGCGAGGGCGAGGATCGCGATCGCCGGGTTGTCCGCGGCGGCGTTCAGCCAGCTCGCCGGGACGACGGCCTTGAGCGTGGCCGCCGCCATCGCGCCGACGACCAGGAATCCGCCCGCGTGCATCACGTCGTGTCGCACCGAGCCCCAGAAGGCCGCGCCCCTGCCCCGGCCCTCGTAGGACGGCCGCTCCGGAGGGCGCATCCACTCGCCGCGGCCGAGCCCTTGCCACAGCCAGCCCATCGCGCAGGCCACCAGCAGGCTCGCCACCAACCTGGCCAGCACCATCTCGGGGTTCCCCGGGAAGGCCACGGCGGTCGCGGTCAGCACGATCGGGTTGATCGCGGGGGCGGAGAGAAGGAAGGCGAGCGCCGCCGCGGGCGTCACACCCCGGCGTACGAGGGCGCCCGCGACCGGCACCGAGGCGCACTCGCAGCCCGGCAGCACCACACCGGCCACGCCCGCCGCCGGTACCGCGAGGGCGGGCCGCTTCGGCAGCGCGCGGACGAAGAACGACGCGGGCACGAACACCGCGATCGCCGCCGACAACAGCACCCCGATGACCAGGAACGGCAGGGCCTGCACGACCACCGCGACGAACACGGTCATCCAGCTCTGGGTCACGGGCGCGGACAGCAGGCCCCGCAGCGGGCCCTGCGCCACCACCGCGAGGACCAGCAGCATGGTGAGCAGGAGGGGTGGGTCGAGATGCCGACCTCGGCGGGGGACTTCTTCCTTGGTTGTGGCCACGGGGGACGGTACCTCCGTAGGGAACGGCTGCGCTGAGCGGGCCTGTTCGACCCTTTCCTCCCATACGGCGCCCGGCCCGGGGTTGCTCACGGCCCCCGGAACCCTTTTTTAGTAATGGGATCCATTTTCATGTAGCGTTCCGGTCCATCACCCTGTGGAGGAGGACCCCATGGCCGTACCCAAGCGGAAGATGTCCCGCAGCAACACCCGGCACCGTCGCGCCCAGTGGAAGGCGAGCACGCCCCAGCTGGTGCCGTTCACGGTCGACGGCACCACGCACCTCGTACCGCAGCGGCTGCTGAAGGCGTACGAGCGCGGGCTGATCCACCCCGAGGGCTGAGGAGGGGGACAGGGAGCGCGACCATGACGAACCGACGGCTGCCCGTCACCGTCCTGTCCGGGTTCCTCGGCGCGGGCAAGACCACCCTGCTCAACCATGTGCTCGGCAACCGCGAGGGGCTCCGCGTCGCGGTCATCGTCAACGACATGAGCGAGGTCAACATCGACGCCGCGCTCGTGCGCGGGGGCGAGGCGGCGCTGTCCCGCACCGAGGAGCGGCTCGTCGAGATGACCAACGGGTGCATCTGCTGCACCCTGCGCGACGATCTGCTGGAGGAGGTCGACCGCCTCGCGCGGGAGGGGCGTTTCGACTACCTGCTGATCGAGAGCTCCGGGATCTCGGAGCCGATGCCCGTCGCCGCGACCTTCGCCTTCGCGCGCGACGACGGGGCCACGCTCGGCGATCTCGCCCGCCTCGACACCATGGTGACGGTCGTCGACGCGGTGAACTTCCTGCCGGAGCTCGCGGGCGGGGACGAGCTGGTCGCGCGAGGGCTCGACCAGTACGAGGACGACGAGCGCACCGTGAGCGATCTGCTGATGGACCAGGTGGAGTTCGCCGACGTGATCGTGCTGAACAAGCTCGACCTCGTGGACACGGCGACCGCCGAACGGCTCGCGGCGACCCTGGCACGGCTCAATCCCGCGGCGCGGATCGTGCCGGTCAGCCATGGGCGGGTCCGGGTCGAGGACGTGCTCGGCACGGAGGCGTTCGATCTCGAACGGGCCCAGCAGGCACCGGGGTGGGTGCGGGAGCTGAACGGGGAGCACGTGCCGGAGACCGAGGAGTACGGCATCTCGTCGACCGTGTTCCGCTCCGAACGGCCCTTCCATCCCGGGCGGTTGTGGGACTTCGTGACCGAGGGCCTCGACAGTGGTGCCTTCGGGCAGGTGTTGCGGTCCAAGGGGTTCTTCACGCTCGCCGGGAGGCCGGGGGTCATCGGGCTGTGGTCCCAGGCCGGGTCGGTGGCGCGCTTCGAACCGACCGCCGCGCAGGACGAAGAGGCCCCGTTCGCACAGGAGTTGGTGTTCATCGGGACGGGGTTGCGGGAAGACGCGCTGCGGGCGGCTCTGGCCGGATGTCTGGTGACGGAGGACGAGGTTCTGCGTGAGGTGGCCCTCGACGATCCGTTCCCGGCGTGGGATGTGCACGGGGTCGTCTGCGGGTGAGTGGGGGGTGAGTTGCGGGTGAGTGGGGGATGAGTGGGATCTCGCGCGGTTCCCCGCGCCCCTGGGAAGCAGGGGCCGCGCCCCGCGCTTCCCAGGGACGCGCGACCGTGGTCTTCCCGGCCCGCAGGGACTGGGCCCTCAGGGACTGGGCCCTCAGGGACTGGGCCCGCAGGGGCTGAACCCTCAGAGACTGGACCCTCAGCTACGCTCCCGCCCCCGCCCGCCTCCCCAGCAGCTCCGCCAGCCCCCGTCTCGTCGCCGCCAGCACCACACGGTCCTCGGCCCGGAGGACGTACGTGGGCGGCAGGTCCCAGATCAGCCCCGAACCCGGCGGCGGCCCGGCGGGCCGCTCCGGACCCGGCTCCCCGGACGCCGCCGTGTCGAGGGCCAGCACTCGCCACGCCCCCGCCTGGAACGCCTCGGCGACGGTCCGGCCCTCCAGGCGCCGGTGACCGCGGACTTCGACGGCGGCGAAGAGGAGCACCCGGCGCTCGACGGGGATCGCGCCCAGGATCTGGCGCCCCATCATCGCGCCGGCGAACGCGGGCGCGGCGAGGTGGGTGACGCTGCGGCTGCGCGTCAGGGCGCCCGGGTGGGCGGCGCGGAGGGTGCGGTAGACGGCGGTGGCGAAGTCGTCGTCGTAGAGGCGCAGGACGACGCGCAGGTCGGGGCGTAACGAACGGGCGTACAGGCCGGCTTCGAGGTTCGTCGTGTCGGAACTGGTGACGGCGAGCAGGGCGTGGGCGCGGTGGATCTTGGCGGCCTCCAGGACGCCCTCCTGGGTCACGTCGCCCAGGATGACCGGCACCCGCAGCCGACGGGCCTCGGCGAGGCCGCGCGCCTCGGGGTCCTCCTCGACACAGACGACCGGGATGTGGAGGTCCCGCAGGCGGGCGAGCACGCGGGTGCCGATCTTGCCGAGGCCGAGGAGGACGACGTGTCCGGACAGACCGCGCGGCGGCTTGCGCAGGGCGGTCCCGCTGCGGAACGTGCCGAGCGCCTCCAGGACGGCGGCCAGGAGCACGGGCAGGAGGAGTAAACCCATGAGGCCGGAGAGAAGTTGGAGGATCTGCCGGGAGTCGCTCTGGTCGGTCGCGGGGTCGGCGATTCCGAAGAGGTCGAGGAGGGTCGCGTACGTCGCCTGGAGCGGATGCTCCCCGGTGATCACCATCTGCGCGACGGCGAGGGCGAACACGCACCCGATCATCCCCGCGAGGGACCACCGCAGCCGCCGCGAGAGCAGCGAGCCGAAGGCCCCGAGCGGACCGCCGCCGGACCGGCCGGGCGGCAGCGCGGTTCCCGTGTAGCGCACGGTGTCGAGGACGACGGTGCCGCGCCCGGTGGCCGCCGCCACCGCCCTTTCGTCGGGCAGGAGTTGGGGACCGCGTTCCCCGCTGCCCTCGGAACCCTCGGTTCCGGCGGGGTCGTTGGTGGTGGCCGACAGCAGCGCGAGGGTGCAGAGGCCTCCCGGCCCCTGACCTCCCGGGCTCTGGCCGCCCGCCCCCTGGCTCGCCCGGCCCGGCGGGCGTTCCACGGCCCTGAGCATCAGTCCGTCCGTCTGGACGACCTTGCTGGTTCCGGCCACGGCGGTCGCGGCCAGTGCGGGCGCGGCCGTGTCGGCGTCGGACAGGACCGTCGTCGAGGCGCCGAAACCGTCGACTCCGTCGGCGGTGCCGCCGGTCGCCAACGCCGATGCCTGGTCGAGCAGTTCCTCGATGTGCTGGCCCAACCGACGGTTGTAGAGCCGCAGGACGAGCCGCAGACGCGGGTTGAGGCGGCGGGCGGTGAGGGCCGCACGGATGTTGGTCTCGTCGTCGTCGTACACCAGGGCCAGCGCGGCGGCCCGCTCGACCCCGGCCTCGGCGAGCACCGCCTCGGTGGCCTCCCCCGCCTCCAGGACCCGCTCACCGCCGTCCCGGGGGCTGTTCCTGCCCTCGCCCCGGTCGCCCCGTTCCCTCCGGTCGCCTCGCTCGCCGGCCGCGCGGCCGGTCCCCTCTCCGGTCCCGGCGCTCCGGTCACCGGTGGTCGGATCGCCGTTGCCCGCCGCCCTGTTGACGACCGCCGTCACCCGGTCGAGGAGCGCGGCGGCGGTGCGGGCGCGTCCGACGACCGGCCGCCGCGCGATCCGCGCGGTGGGCGGCACGACGAGGGTCACCTGCTCCCGGTACACGGTCCGCAGTTCGGCGGCGAGCCGGTGCGCCAGTCCGTCGTCCCCGCAGACGACCATGTGCGCGCCCGGGTCCGCCGGACCAGACTGTCGGCCCGGACCGGTACGGCTGTTGTGCTGCGAAGGGCTCCCCACGAGGCAGAAGACTGCCGCATACGGGCGGCCGGTTCCTCAGTGATCCGGATCACAGTTGCCGGTGTGAGTGCGACGGCGGGTGGAAATCCGTACTCAAGAGGGACGGGGTGACGGCGGTGTCCGAATGCGAGGATGGGGCGCCATGACCGCAGGGTGGGGTACGCGCACGACACGCGCCGCGATGTTCGCGGCCGTCTGTGTGCTGCTCGCCGCCCTGGGCCACGTGATGATGTCCGGTGGTCATGTCCCCTGGTGGGCCCTGGCGGTCGGGGCCGCCGCGACCGGTGCGGCCGGCTGGTGCCTGGCCGGACGTGAGCGCGGCCTCCCGCTGATCACTTCCGTGGTGGTCGCCGCGCAGACGGCCCTCCACGGGGGCTTCGAGCTGGCACAGCCGTCGGGCTCCGCGGGCGCGGGCGCCATGGACGGGGCTGCGAACGGCGCTGCGAACAGCACTGCGAACGGCGCCATGGACATGGGCTCCGCCCACATGAATCACACCGTCCACATGGGCCCGACCGGTCACATGGACCATGTGGACCCCACCGGTTACCTCCTGGACGGCGCGTACGCGTCCTCGTCCGGCATGTTCGCCGCGCATCTGCTGGCCGCGCTGCTGTGCGGTCTGTGGCTGGCGCACGGCGAGCGCGCCGCCTTCACACTGCTGCGGGCGGTGGCCGGCTGGCTGGCCGCACCGCTGCGGCTGTCGCTCGCGCTGCCGGTCGCGGCGGAGCGGCCGCGCCCCCGGGTACGGCGCGGCCGTACGGACCGCTCACCGCGTCGGCTCCTTCTCGTCCATGCGATCACCTCTCGGGGTCCGCCCGCCGGGACCGCTGTCAGCTGACGACAGCCGGTGACCCGGGGCAGCCACCACGGCTCGCTCCCCGGGCTTCGGCCGTACGCCGCCCACACCGCGTGCCGTACGGCCGGCTTCCCTCCCAACCGGACCACCGGACCACCGGACCACCGGACCACCGGACGCGTTCCCACGCGCCACGCACGTCCGCACGCACGCACCTGCCCTCCTGCCTGCCCGCCCCCGCCCTCCGGGCGCCTCCAAGCAGGGCGGCCGTAGGCAGGGCGGCCGTGCGGAGCGTGGCTGTGCGGCCATGTGGCTCTCACGTGCCCGTGTCGGCGGATGGCCCCGGTCCCGGACGACCCGAGAAGGACATCAGGTGATCACCCTTACTCCCCCGCCCGCGTCGATCCCGCGAGCCTCCCGGTCCACGACCGACGAGTCCATAACCGCCTGGGCGCTCGCCGCGCGCGGTGGGGACCCGGAGGCCGTCGAACGGTTCGTCGGCGCACTCCACCACGACGTCCAGCGGTTCGTCGCCCACCTCTGCGCGGACCCGCAGGCGGTGGACGACCTCGCGCAGGACACGTTCCTGCGGGCGCTCGGCAGCCTGCACCGGTTCGAGGGCCGCTGCTCCGCCCGTACGTGGCTGCTGTCCATCGCCCGCCGAGCGGTGACCGACAGTTTCCGGTACGCGGCGGCCCGGCCCCGGCTGTCCGACGTACCGGACTGGCGGCTGGCCGTCGAGCACGCCCAGCCGCGCGGACTGCCCGGCTTCGACGACGGCATCGCGCTGGCCGATCTGCTGGGCGCGCTGCCCGAGGAACGGCGCGAGGCGTTCGTCCTCACGCAGATGCTGGGCCTCTCCTACGAGGACGCGGCGGAACTGACCGGATGCCCCGTCGGGACGGTGCGGTCGCGGGTGGCACGGGCACGGACCACACTCGTGCGCTTGCTGGCGGCGGCGGAGGGGGCGCGGGAGGAGGAGGGCGCGCTGGTGGCGGCCTGAGGCGTCCGAGACCGGCGGTCGGCGGTCGGCTGCCGGCGGTCGGCGGTCGGCGGTCGGCTGCCGGCGGTCGGCTGCCGACGGTCGGCAGCCGGCTGCCTGCTGCCGGCTGCCGACTGCCGGCTGCCGGCTGCCGGGCATGGACGGCCCCCGCGTGCCGTTCACGGGTGGCTTTCCACGCCCGGCCCGGCGGTCACGGCCGTCTGCCACGAGTGGCAGAGGGGGACGTAGCCGAGGTCGCGGCGCCCCGCGGAGTGCTCCCCCCGACCGCCGATCTCCAGGGACTACGCGGGTGACGACCGCTGGGCGCGCTCCCTCAGATGGCGTTCCGCGAAGTCGAGTTCCAGGCGGAGTTGTTTGATGCGTTCGTCGACGACCAGGGAGCCGTGACCGGCGTCGTAGCGGTACACCTCGTGGACGGCGCCCCGGCCGGCCAGACGGTCGACGTAGTTGTCGATCTGGTGGATGGGGCAGCGGGGGTCGTTGACGCCGGCGGAGATGTAGACAGGGGCTTTCACCGCGTCGACGTAGGTCAGGGGCGACGAGGCCTCGAAGCGCTCGGGGACCTCCTCCGGCGTGCCGCCGAGGAGCGTGCGGTCCATGGCCTTCAGCGCCTCCATCTCGTCGTGGTACGCGGTGACGTAGTCCGCGACGGGAACGGCGGCGATGCCGAGCGCCCAGACGTCCGGCTCGACGCCGAGACCGAGGAGGGTGAGGTAGCCGCCCCAGGAGCCGCCCGTGAGGATGAGGCGGTCGGGATCCGCGAAGCCGGAACCCACCGCCCACTCCCGGACCGCCGCGATGTCCTCCAGCTCGATCAGACCGACCCGGTGCTTGAGGGCGTCGGTCCAGGCACGGCCGTAACCGGTGGAGCCGCGGTAGTTGACGCGGATCACGGCGTACCCGTGGTCCAGCCAGGCGGCCGGCCCGGCGGCGAAGGAGTCGCTGTCGTGCCAGGTCGGGCCGCCGTGGATGTCGAAGACCGTGGGGTACGGGCCGGACACGCCCGCCGGGCGCTGGACGAGGGCGTGCACACGGCCGCCGGGGCTGTCCACCCAGACGTCCTCCACCGCCACCGAGCCGGGCGATTTCATGCCCGGCGGGTCCAGCACGACCTCGCCCGTCGTGGAGCGCACGACCGGCGGTTCCGCGGCCGAGGACCACAGGTACTCGACGCTGCCGTCGGGGCGGGTCGTGGCTCCCGACACGGTGCCCCTCGGGGTCTCCACGCGGTCCAGGGCGCGGGTCGCCAGGTCGTAGCGGTACAGCCCGCTGCGGGCCTCGAAGCTGTGGGCGACCAGCAGCGCGGAGCCGTCCGGATACCACTCGGCGCTCAGGTCGCCCTCCAGCCGGTCGGCCAGTCCGAGGTCGGTCTCCTCGCCGGAGACGGCGTCCCAGAGGAGCGGCTCCCAACGTCCGCCCCGCTGGTGGCCGATGAGCAGCCGGGTGTCGCCGTCGACAGGTGCGAAACCCAACACGTCCAGGCCCAGCTCGACCGTGCCGCCCTTGGTGTCGTCGAGCTCGGCGACCGTCGTGCCGTCCGGCCGGACCACGCGCACGGCCGCGTGCATCGCGTCGCCGTGCTCGGTGTGCTCGATCGCGATCAGCGAGCCGTCGTGGGAGAGGTCGCCGACTCCGGCCGACTCACGGTGGCGGTAGATCTCGACGGGGGCCTCGCCCTGCCGGGACACATGGATCGTGGAGCCGTCCTCGTCGGTGGAGCGGCCGACGACCGCCGTACGGCCGTCACGGCCGAGGGCCAGGCCCGCCGGGTAGGACGGTTCCAGGCCCGGGGCGCCCTCCTCGTCCGGGCCGCCGTGGAAGGGCTGGCGCCGCCAGACGCCGAACTCGTCCCCGTCCTTGTCGTCGAACCACCAGATCCACTCGCCGTCCGGCGAGAGCACACCGTCCGTGGTGCCGTTGGCCCGGTTCGTGACCTGGCGCTGCTCGCCGGTGGCGCGGTCCCACGCGTACAGCTCGTACGTGCCCGTGGCGTTGGAGACGAACAGCGAGCGGTGCGGCGCGTCCTCCGCCCAGTCCGGCAGGGACACCCTCGGTGCCCGGAACCTCTTCTCCCAGTCGGGCATAAACCCGCTCTGCTGCTGCGGGGTGGACCCGTTGCTCTCAGTCATGGCCCCATATTGCCCGGCCCGCACGACAAAGTGCCGACGAGGTCCCCAGCCTGTGGATAACTTCGGCCGTCGCGGGCCGGCGGCCGGGCCGATTGTCAGTGGCCGGGTGCAGACTCGCCGCATGACCTCGACGACACCAGGGACAGAACCGAGCACGACTCCCACGACCGATCTCCGCGGCACCGATCTCCGCAGCGCTGATCTCCGCAGCGCTGATCTCCGCGACACCGATCTCCGCAGCACCGTCGAGCGTTTCTGGGCCACCGCCGAGGAGCGGGACTGGACGGCGTTCGCCGAGACGCTGGCCGAGGACGTCGTGTACGAACTGCCGCAGACGAGGGAGCGGATCCGCGGCCGGGAGCGGTATGTGGAGTTCAACCGGGAGTACCCGGGCGACTGGCACGCCCGGGTGGAGCGGATCGTCGCCGAGCCGGGACAGCGGGAGCAGGCGGTGAGCCGGACGCATGTCACGGTCGGGTCGGAGGAGATGTACGCGATCACCTTCTTCACGGGGGACGAGGACGGCCGGATAGTCGCGATCACGGACTTCTGGCCCGAGCCGTACGAGCCGCCTGCCGGGCGTGAGCACCTCGTCGAGCGGTACTGAGGGGGCGACCCCGGAGCCGGGGACCCCGCGCGGGCACCGTACGGTGGAAGGCGTGTACCGGTTCCTGCTGACGCCCCGATGGTGGGGGATCAACGTCTTCGTGCTGCTCGCCATCCCGTTCTGCGTGTTCATGGGTTCGTGGCAGCTGAGCCGGTTCGAGGACCGGATGCAGGACCATCGCGCGGCGACCGAGCGGATCGACCCGGCGGACCGGGCCCCGGCGCGCCCACTGGACCGGCTGCTGCCGGTGGACAAGGAGACCTCGGGCGAACTGGCCACCGTGAGCGGGCGGTACGGCGAGCAACTCCTCGTGCCCGACCGTGAGGTGGACGGCAGGACCGGCTTCTACGTGCTGACGCTGCTGCGCACCGACGAGGGCAAGGCCCTGCCGGTCGTACGGGGCTGGCTGCCCGGCACCGCGGACGCCGACCGCGCCCCGGCGGCTCCCTCCGGCGAGGTCACCGTCACCGGCTCGCTGCAGGCATCCGAGACTCCGGGGTCGAACGGCGTGCCCGTCCAGGGCGGGCTGCCGGCCGGGCAGACCTCGGCGATCAGCGCGGCGACGCTGGTGAACCTCGTGCCGGACGACCTGTACGACGCCTGGATCACCCTGGACAAGGGCGACTCGGGCATGAAGGCCGTCCCCGCGACCGCGCCGCAGAACACCGGGCTCGACCTCAAGGCCTTCCAGAACCTCGGCTACACCGGCGAGTGGTTCGTCTTCGCCGGCTTCGTCGTCTTCATGTGGTTCCGCCTGCTCCGCCGCGAGGTCGAGTTCATCCGCGACGCGGAACTGGGGCTGCTGCCCGACACCGTCGAACCGGACCGAGACGGCTCCGGCACTGCGGCACGGGGCGGCGACGAGCCCGACGGCGGCGACCGCGCCACCGAGAGCCGCTCCCGCGAAGCCGAGCCGGCCCCGTAGGACGGAGGACGCAAGCCGACCCCGTAGGACGGAGGACCGGCGGGACTCGCGGCAGGACGTGGGACGGCGGCACTCGCGCGACCGCGGGGGAACCGCTGACCGCGGCTCCCGTCAGGTGGCCGCCAGCAGGCCCGTCCGGTAGACCACGCCCGCGCAGGCGTTGGTGATGGCTGTCGAGAAGCCGGCGACGCCGCCCTCGGCGGTGTGGGAGACGAGGACACTGCCGTCGACGACGCCGTCCTCGGTGACGAGCTGGGTGGAGACGGAGTTGGAGCCGTCGGTGGTGGTGCCGGGGGTCGCCTCCCCCGTGGGTGTCGGGTCCGCTGACGGATCCGTACCGCCGGTGCCGCCGCCGGTCGTCCCGCCGGTGGTCTGGCAGGGCTCGGACGGCACCCAGGCGAACCGCACCTCGTAGGCCGCTCCGGGCGCCAGCACCAGCTGTGTCAGGGACAGCGCCGGGTCGGGCAGTCCGGCCGCCGCGTCACCGGCGACATGGGTCGCCACGGTGATCTTCGACCCGTCCGCGGCACCCTGCGGGGTGGCACTCACCGCTCCCGCGCCGGTGACCGTACAGCTCGTGCCGGAGATGTTGGAGACGCGGAACGAGCCGTAGACGGCTCCGCCGGAGTCCGGTGCGCCCACGCTCCCGCCACCGCCGAGCTGATCCGCCGTGCACAACGTGGAGGGAGCGGCCGTCGGGGTCGCCTGGGTGCCGCCCGTGGAGCCGGTGCTCTGGCCCTTGCCCGTGTCGCCCTTGTGCTTGTCCTTGTTCTTGTCGGACCCCTTGGACCCGCCGGAGGAGCCCCCCGGCGAACCGTTCCCGCCGGTCTGGCCCTTGGACTGGCCCTCGGTCTCCGGCTTGTGCGAGCCGTTGCCCATGATGGAGGGGTTGACGTCGGAGCCGGTGGAGTTGGAGACGTGCACGAGGGCCGGGATCGCCGTGCCGATGAAGAGCGCGGCGGCGGCCATGCCGACGACGGCCTGGCGCTTGCGGGTCCGCCGCGCCGGTACCGCTCGCCGCAGGTGCTCCAGGGTGCCGTCCCTGGGCTCGATCTCCGACACCGCCTGGTGCAGCAGATTGCGCAGCACCAGCTCGTCGGGCTCGAACCCGCCGATGCCCTTCGCCCCGGAGCCGTTCAACCCGGAGCCGTTCAGCCCGGAGCCGGCGGCCGCGGAGCCCTTCAGTGCCGAGCCCTTCAGTGCCGAGCCGTTCGGTGCCGAGGAACTCGTGCCCGCGTCGTCCGCGGCCGCGTCGTCCGTACCCGGGTCGGCCGAATTCAGGCCGGCGGACCGCGAGTCGTCCTCACGCGAGTCGTGCGGAGCGTGGCCTTCGAGATCCTGGCCCTCGGGGTGGGGGCCTTGTTCTTCGGGGCCGTGATTCACAGTTCCGTTCCCAGCGTGCGATTGCGTTTCTTCGTGCTCCTCGAGCCCGCGCCCCCCGACGCGCTCGTTCCGCCCGCGCTGCTCCGCGCGTTCGTTCCCGCGCTGCTCCGCGCGTTCGTCCTCGTCCCGGCGCCCCCAGGAGGCGCGCCTCCGGGCACCGAGCTCGTCCCGACCGTCGTGCCTGTCGGGACCGTCGTGCCTGTCGGGACCGTCGTGCCTGTCGGGACCGTCGTGCCTGTCGGGACCGTCGTGCTTGCCGTGCGTGCTCATGCGGGCGCCTCCATGGCGACGCGCAGTGCCGCGATGCCCCGCGAGCCGTACGCCTTCACCGAACCCAGCGATATGCCGAGCGTCTCAGCGACCTGGGCCTCGGTCATGTCGGCGAAGTAGCGCAGCACGAGGACCTCGCGCTGCCGCCGCTGGAGCCCCTTCATCGCCTTGATGAGGGAGTCACGCTCCAGCTGGTCGTAGGCGCCCTCCTCCGCGCTCGCCATGTCGGGCATCGGCTTCGACAGCAGCTTCAGGCCGAGGATGCGGCGGCGCAGGGCGGAGCGCGAGAGGTTCACGACCGTCTGGCGCAGATAGGCGAGCGTCTTCTCCGGGTCGCGAACTCGCTTGCGCGCCGAGTGCACGCGGATGAACGCCTCCTGGACGACGTCCTCGCAGGAGGCGGTGTCGTCGAGGAGGAGCGCCGCGAGGCCCAGCAGCGACCGGTAGTGCGCGCGGTAGGTCTCGGTCAGGTGGTCGACCGTCGTACCGGAGGCCGGCACCGTCGACGTGTCGTCCGCGCCGTCGCGCTGGCTGGGTATGCGGGTCGGCCGCGCCGCGGGCATCGGCGCGATCACCGGCATGCCGCCGGCCGAACCGGGCACGCGGGGACGGCGGGGTGGACGAAGGGCGGTGCCCCTCGTCTGTACCGCGGTGAAATCGAGAACCTCTGCCACGCCTGTTGGACCCGCATCCCCCCGTCGGGGTTGTACGGAACAGGCATCACTTTTGCGTCAGACCGCACATGTGTCCGTACGGCATGTGCGCTGTTCGGTACGGCGGTCCTGTCCCCCGGCACGCAGCGCGCAGCCATCGGTACGACCCACCGAACACCGGACAGCGCGTCGAACGCCCTCATGCGTACCAGCTCTTCCCCTATGCCCCAAGTGTTGGCGCCCAGCCCCGCCGAAGGGCGCCCAGTAAAGACGCTCCCCGTCCGCCGCGCGGTTGCGGCGGACGGGGAGGAAAATCCTCGATCACCGGGAGGCCTGAATCAACCCGGAAATCCGGCGACGGTCCGGCCGGAAATCCTCCGCCCGTGGCACCGCCGACTCGAAGAACTTACACGCCACCACCGACAGGGGCCGACGCCGCGGTCCGGGAGGCCTGTAGGGCGGCGGGTGCGGGCTCGTCGGCGGGACCGGATCGCTGGGGGCTCCTCGCTCGGCTCCCCGCGCCCCGGAAGAGCAGGGGCCCCGCCCCACGCCGTGCGAGCCCGCGGGCCTGGTCTTTCAGGGGCGAGGGGAGCCGCGCGAGCAACCACGAACGCCCGGCGGTCGCCCGAGAACCGTCACCCCCCGAGCGACCAGGCGCCCCGGGCACCCCAGGCGCATAAGGCATCTCAGGCGCATCAGGCACCCCAGCTACCCCAGCCACCCCAGGCCCCAGGCGCCTTAGGCCCCCCTGACCACCAACTCCGCCACCTGGACGGCGTTCAGGGCGGAGCCCTTGCGCAGGTTGTCGCCGCAGACGAAGAGTTCCAGGGCCGTCGGATCGTCGAGGGCCCGGCGCAGGCGCCCCACCCAGGTGGGGTCGGTGCCGACCACGTCGGCCGGCGTCGGGAACTCCCCCGCGCCCGGATCGTCGAAGAGGACG
The DNA window shown above is from Streptomyces akebiae and carries:
- a CDS encoding permease, giving the protein MATTKEEVPRRGRHLDPPLLLTMLLVLAVVAQGPLRGLLSAPVTQSWMTVFVAVVVQALPFLVIGVLLSAAIAVFVPASFFVRALPKRPALAVPAAGVAGVVLPGCECASVPVAGALVRRGVTPAAALAFLLSAPAINPIVLTATAVAFPGNPEMVLARLVASLLVACAMGWLWQGLGRGEWMRPPERPSYEGRGRGAAFWGSVRHDVMHAGGFLVVGAMAAATLKAVVPASWLNAAADNPAIAILALAVLAVLLSICSEADAFVAASLTQFSLTSRLAFLVVGPMIDLKLFAMQTATFGRAFALRFAPVTFALAILVSALVGAVLL
- a CDS encoding GTP-binding protein produces the protein MTNRRLPVTVLSGFLGAGKTTLLNHVLGNREGLRVAVIVNDMSEVNIDAALVRGGEAALSRTEERLVEMTNGCICCTLRDDLLEEVDRLAREGRFDYLLIESSGISEPMPVAATFAFARDDGATLGDLARLDTMVTVVDAVNFLPELAGGDELVARGLDQYEDDERTVSDLLMDQVEFADVIVLNKLDLVDTATAERLAATLARLNPAARIVPVSHGRVRVEDVLGTEAFDLERAQQAPGWVRELNGEHVPETEEYGISSTVFRSERPFHPGRLWDFVTEGLDSGAFGQVLRSKGFFTLAGRPGVIGLWSQAGSVARFEPTAAQDEEAPFAQELVFIGTGLREDALRAALAGCLVTEDEVLREVALDDPFPAWDVHGVVCG
- a CDS encoding S9 family peptidase, with the translated sequence MTESNGSTPQQQSGFMPDWEKRFRAPRVSLPDWAEDAPHRSLFVSNATGTYELYAWDRATGEQRQVTNRANGTTDGVLSPDGEWIWWFDDKDGDEFGVWRRQPFHGGPDEEGAPGLEPSYPAGLALGRDGRTAVVGRSTDEDGSTIHVSRQGEAPVEIYRHRESAGVGDLSHDGSLIAIEHTEHGDAMHAAVRVVRPDGTTVAELDDTKGGTVELGLDVLGFAPVDGDTRLLIGHQRGGRWEPLLWDAVSGEETDLGLADRLEGDLSAEWYPDGSALLVAHSFEARSGLYRYDLATRALDRVETPRGTVSGATTRPDGSVEYLWSSAAEPPVVRSTTGEVVLDPPGMKSPGSVAVEDVWVDSPGGRVHALVQRPAGVSGPYPTVFDIHGGPTWHDSDSFAAGPAAWLDHGYAVIRVNYRGSTGYGRAWTDALKHRVGLIELEDIAAVREWAVGSGFADPDRLILTGGSWGGYLTLLGLGVEPDVWALGIAAVPVADYVTAYHDEMEALKAMDRTLLGGTPEEVPERFEASSPLTYVDAVKAPVYISAGVNDPRCPIHQIDNYVDRLAGRGAVHEVYRYDAGHGSLVVDERIKQLRLELDFAERHLRERAQRSSPA
- the rpmF gene encoding 50S ribosomal protein L32 is translated as MAVPKRKMSRSNTRHRRAQWKASTPQLVPFTVDGTTHLVPQRLLKAYERGLIHPEG
- a CDS encoding NAD(P)-binding protein, which produces MVVCGDDGLAHRLAAELRTVYREQVTLVVPPTARIARRPVVGRARTAAALLDRVTAVVNRAAGNGDPTTGDRSAGTGEGTGRAAGERGDRRERGDRGEGRNSPRDGGERVLEAGEATEAVLAEAGVERAAALALVYDDDETNIRAALTARRLNPRLRLVLRLYNRRLGQHIEELLDQASALATGGTADGVDGFGASTTVLSDADTAAPALAATAVAGTSKVVQTDGLMLRAVERPPGRASQGAGGQSPGGQGPGGLCTLALLSATTNDPAGTEGSEGSGERGPQLLPDERAVAAATGRGTVVLDTVRYTGTALPPGRSGGGPLGAFGSLLSRRLRWSLAGMIGCVFALAVAQMVITGEHPLQATYATLLDLFGIADPATDQSDSRQILQLLSGLMGLLLLPVLLAAVLEALGTFRSGTALRKPPRGLSGHVVLLGLGKIGTRVLARLRDLHIPVVCVEEDPEARGLAEARRLRVPVILGDVTQEGVLEAAKIHRAHALLAVTSSDTTNLEAGLYARSLRPDLRVVLRLYDDDFATAVYRTLRAAHPGALTRSRSVTHLAAPAFAGAMMGRQILGAIPVERRVLLFAAVEVRGHRRLEGRTVAEAFQAGAWRVLALDTAASGEPGPERPAGPPPGSGLIWDLPPTYVLRAEDRVVLAATRRGLAELLGRRAGAGA
- a CDS encoding sigma-70 family RNA polymerase sigma factor, which codes for MITLTPPPASIPRASRSTTDESITAWALAARGGDPEAVERFVGALHHDVQRFVAHLCADPQAVDDLAQDTFLRALGSLHRFEGRCSARTWLLSIARRAVTDSFRYAAARPRLSDVPDWRLAVEHAQPRGLPGFDDGIALADLLGALPEERREAFVLTQMLGLSYEDAAELTGCPVGTVRSRVARARTTLVRLLAAAEGAREEEGALVAA